In Streptomyces sp. NBC_00344, the genomic window CGCGGCTGCCAGGCCCAGTGTGTAGAGCATGCCGGGCAGGTAGAAATCCTTGGCATTGCCGGTCATCATCGCGAAGGCCACACCGAACGCGACACCGAAGATGCCGCTGAAGGCGTGCTTGACGGTGTCCCGGCGGGCCAGCCGCACGACGAGGAGGACCAGCGACACGGCCACCGCCGCGATCGCGGCGGAGCGCAGGTCCTTGTTGATCGTGAATATCGTCACGAACAGCAGGCCGGGGAGCACGGTCTCCACCATGCCCCGCACTCCGCCGAAGGCCTCGAAGAGAGCCGCCTCCGTGACGGCTCTGGCATCGGTGTCCTGGTCGGTTGTGGTCGGCTTGTCGAGTGACGTCACCGGCTACTCCTGTCCGAGCGGTCGCAGTTCGTACTTGGGATTGAACAGCACCCGCCGGCCGTGGCTCATCGAGATCCGGCCGGTGGCGATCACCTTGCGGCCAGGTTCGATGCCCATGATCGAGCGCCGTCCCAGCCACACCACGTCCAGCGGGGCCGTGCCGTCGAACAGCTCGGCCTCCAGAGCGGGTACACCGGCCCTGGGGCGCAGGGTGACCGTGCGCAAGGTACCAGTCACCTTGACGATCTGGCGGTCGTCGCAGTCGGAGATTCTGCTGCACCCCGTGGCCTGCGTGTCCTCCTGCAGTTCCGCGGAGTGCATTTCCTCCTGCGAGGTCGAAAGCCGGTCGATCATCCGACGGAAGCGGCCGGACGGCTTAGCACTCATGCTGCAAGCGTACCGGGCATCGGGGTTGGTGAATCAATGCAGGACGAGCACGGCTGCACTGCCCAGCGGTGCGGCTGCGACCGGGGTGCCGCACGGGAAGCCGGGCCGGACGGGGTCCGGGTCGGGGGCAGCCATCGGAGGGGTCAGCCGCGCCGCCCGGAAGACCCGCACCCGCGGGGCGACTACGCGCAGGGGCTGCGCACCACCGGGTCTGCGCACCATGGTGCAGCACCCGCAGGCTCAGCGCTCGAAGCGGTATCCCATGCCCGGCTCGGTGACGAAGTGCCTGGGGTGCGAGGGGTCCGTCTCCAGCTTTCGGCGCAGCTGGGCCATGTAGACCCGGAGATAGTTGGTCTCGGTGCCGTAGGAAGGGCCCCAGACCTCCTGGAGGAGCTGTCTCTGGCCGACCAGCCGGCCGGTGTTCCGTACGAGCACTTCCAGCAGGTGCCATTCGGTGGGGGTCAGCCGTACGTCCCGGCCGTCCCGGTGGACCTTCTTGGCCGCGAGGTCGATGGTGAAGCCTGCGGCCTCAACGAGGGACACCGCGTCCTCTCCCGAGCCGGGCCCTGAGCCCACCGGCTCGGCTCTGCGGACCGCAGCGCGCAGCCGGGCGAGGAGCTCGTCCATACCGAACGGTTTGGTGACGTAGTCGTCCGCGCCCGCGTCCAGGGCCTCGACCTTCTCGTCCGACGTGTGCCGGGCCGACAGCACCAGGATGGGTACCCGGGTCCAGCCCCGCAGGCCTTTGATGACCTCCACCCCGTCCATGTCGGGCAGCCCGAGGTCGAGGAGGACCACGTCGGGGTGGCGGGCCGCGGCGCGCTGCAGCGCGGTGGCGCCGTCCGGCGCCGAGTCCACCTCGTACTTGCGCGCCTTCAGATTGATCACAAGGGCACGCACGATCTGCGGATCGTCCTCGACCACGAGCACCCGGGTCATAGGGATAGCTGCCTTTCTGCTGATGGTGCGGTGTCCGCGGGGGGCTGCCCCGTGGCCGCCCTGAGGGTGAGGACCATGGTCATTCCTCCGCCGGGGGTGTCCTCGGCACCCAGCGTGCCGCCCATCGCCTCGGTGAAACCACGGGCGACCGCGA contains:
- a CDS encoding OB-fold nucleic acid binding domain-containing protein, producing the protein MIDRLSTSQEEMHSAELQEDTQATGCSRISDCDDRQIVKVTGTLRTVTLRPRAGVPALEAELFDGTAPLDVVWLGRRSIMGIEPGRKVIATGRISMSHGRRVLFNPKYELRPLGQE
- a CDS encoding response regulator, with translation MTRVLVVEDDPQIVRALVINLKARKYEVDSAPDGATALQRAAARHPDVVLLDLGLPDMDGVEVIKGLRGWTRVPILVLSARHTSDEKVEALDAGADDYVTKPFGMDELLARLRAAVRRAEPVGSGPGSGEDAVSLVEAAGFTIDLAAKKVHRDGRDVRLTPTEWHLLEVLVRNTGRLVGQRQLLQEVWGPSYGTETNYLRVYMAQLRRKLETDPSHPRHFVTEPGMGYRFER